The Hippopotamus amphibius kiboko isolate mHipAmp2 chromosome 13, mHipAmp2.hap2, whole genome shotgun sequence sequence GAGAATGCAGCTTCCCAAGAGGAATTATTTGACCTGAACAACAATCATTTGGATGTGTATGATCTCTggcatatttgttttaaaaaatcacccacTGTGAAGGCTTTAGCCCAAATGGGTTTTTTTCATGGGATGGcacattaataacataaataacttaagttttcttggactgaattttctatattagttattacctaccttttttgttttctcctttatacaagGAGTAGATACTCTAGAAGAagagatcatctttaccattaattgaacaaatcttattaggatgattttaatggaaatctataatctttctaccacataccagatcaaatggtttatattttccatttccctttctaaatCTAATCTATATGTAGCGATATAGATTAAAACAACTATCTACAATTAAGCATATTAGCtagccaattttatataaatttttaaaaatttttaaatatttaacttcagaaaaagttgtatgttttaaatagcagataaatttccatatttatattttcctaagactcttgtcaaatttagtgtcttttacTTTAACACAAACTGATTTGAGAGGAGCAGACTTGACAATGTGTTACAAATCAGATATCTGAAAATACACGTTATAGGAGTTaggctttattaaaatgttcactgaagcaattgtcctctagagtttttcaaaataaaactgtcttaaataaaccatcttgtttttattttctatgacaaatCAATCATTACCACATCAGTTTACCATGAGCGGCTTTTTAGAAGCTTTCCGGGGTAGCAATATTTAAGAAGGGGTATTcctcaaacatttactgtgtctacatgttcttttctgcagagaaatggtcAATGCATGGTTTGCTGAGAGAGTTCACACCATCCCTGTGTGCAAGGAAGGCGTCAGAGGCCACACGGAAGCTTGCTCTTGCCCCTCGCAGCAGAGTCCCCGTGCAGAGAGCAGCGTCCCTGGAACACCAACCAGGAAAATCTCCGCCTCCGAATTTGATCGGCCTCTTAGACCCATTGTCGTCAAGGATTCTGAGGGAACTGTGAGCTTCCTCTCtgactcagaaaagaaggaacagatgccTCTAACCCCCCCAAGGTTTGATAATGATGAAGGGGACCAGTGCTCAAGACTCTTGGAATTAGTGAAAGATATTTCTAGTCACTTGGATGTCACAGCCTTATGTCACAAAATTTTCTTGCACATCCATGGACTCATCTCCGCTGACCGCTATTCCCTGTTCCTTGTCTGTGAGGACAGCTCCAACGACAAGTTTCTTATCAGCCGCCTCTTTGATGTTGCAGAAGGTTCAACACTGGAAGAAGCTTCAAATAACTGTATCCGCTTAGAGTGGAACAAAGGCATCGTGGGACATGTGGCTGCTCTTGGTGAGCCCTTGAACATCAAAGATGCATATgaggtaaataagaaacagaggcggggtgggaggtggagcgtgGGTGGGGCCTTGGACAACTGCTGTGAATTGTGGAGATATTTGAAACTGAGATGTAAAAATGTgcatacttgttaaaaatgggaCTGTCTGGTAAGGACCTCCCCATCTTTTAAATGCCAGAGTTTCTTCACTGGGGGCTGAATCAAGGATAGAGGCCTGAGGGAaatattgtcttgttttcctgcttaatgataatttaacatagctcatctcacagttgtattctttcatctttttacctCATCACTATACTTATCCCCTATCTATGTTATCTCCACATGAACCTCTGGGGACTTTACTAAGATTCTAAAATGATAGGTCCAAAAAGTGTCAGAAAGCCAAACccatagtctttttaaattcattcactcaattcatcatattcattcatttgaagtccctttgacaccaaagtctgagtttctttctttccactctttcgtttcattaaacaaataaatgtgtggatagctctagaaaatggacatttttgccctacaatatttcaatggaaagatttgatatttcttccacttttgcttccattatgaacagatctttattatggacttaaagtttacactgtatgatttttcaaatttcccatttaaaatgattcttttattaattgaattagaggttttaaacaaatcatcTTAATTGAATGACACTTAGTATGTTTATGAATTATGTTCTGGCATCATGCTAGAACAATTATGCTAGTTACTTATCATGTGGTACACTTTGAAGATTCCATAATAATACCAGCTTGAGGCTCCTCTGTGTCATTTGAGGGGTCATAGATGTTTTATTCACTCCTGTACTCCTGatgcctaatacagtgcctggaacatagataagtgttaataaatattgattgggagaaaattatagtagatgagataaataagtagactAGATAGCAGGTCATAATTGATCCAGGGAAAATGTGTTAggttcagggaagcaggagatcacatataattggggagatggagagaggtttcTTTGAGGAAGCAATGATTGATATGGACCCTGGAAGATGGATAAGATTTCAGTAGATTGAGTCGTGTGCATATTGAGATCCAGTTGcaaaaagaagtttgaggaagaaacaggaagttgGACCATGGGGTGCTTGTAAGGAAATGTGTGGGTGATAGTATAGACGTTGAGGAGCTACTGGAGATTACTGGGGTCTTAAATGCCAAGCTGAGGAGTATTTATTTGATTCAGAGCCATGAGGACTAATTAAAGATGGTTTGAAAGGGGGACTGGCATGATTCagactgtgctttagaaagatgaatattatggtggccataaaatgaattagagggaaaaatactggaaactggGAGGACAGGTTAAATAGCCTGAGGGAGTAAGCACCTGAACCAGAGCACTGGCCTTTGAGACCAAAAGGAgggaatggattaaagatgaagaagctgaatctGCTAGTCTTGGCAGCTAACAGGAGgtggaagtgaggagaaaagaggagttggAGAAGACTCAGGTTTTGAAGTTGGGTGAATAAGTAATAGTAACTGGTGAGAAATACTGAGGGCAGGTATCTGGGGAAAGATGTGATAGTTCAGATTGGCTAAATCCTGAGATAGCTTTCAGAATCCACTCTATACCAGcagtcttttcaattttgattcttcacGGAGCTATCTCCATGACCTCTTTGAGCTCTGTAAGTAATGTCACAGCATAGCAGACTCCAAGAGGGGTATTAAGGACACAGCTGAAGGATGGCTGCCAAATTTGCAGAATTCCCTTCCTGTCTTAGGTGACAGCTGGGTTTCCGCTTTTCAATGGCACTATAGTCCCAAGTACAGTAGGACCATAAATATGCTACAGCTTTGCTGAGAAAGCCTTCATCTGTTTGCATGGTCCTAAATTTCTCCAGCCCTGagaatttcttcacttatatgcacgttatttaatctgtttaccatctttagagttttgatggtgtaatctttgttttgcagttagtaatgatttaattcttgtactgcCATCTAAAATAGGCTCAGTGTCCTTGATTTGCAGTGACCCCAGACTGAAGCCTCTTAGTCTGTGGATTTCTCATGTTGCTGCTTCACCCTTGACACCCTTGATCTGTGTTTATAGAGGCCTTGCAGAAGTTATTCCCATCCCAGGAATTTCATTAGAAGTTGTGGGATTGATCTGGGCCATAATTTACATTGGTATTAACAGTGGAAATCAGTTGGCTAGTGGGTAATTCATCACTTAGCCCACTCATAATTTGAATAGTCAAAATACTGTCTCATAGCCTTTTATGAAAATAGTCAGAATATGAAAGTACATTCTATGTTTTCTGAGTCCTACTGCTTTAAATACGTGTCtgtgaaaatgacacatttcttcagcttatgagaccacagaacacttaaaaattaataatgtagcagTAGAAAACCAAGAAGTGGCCGTGAAACAAAGTAGTGCTCAGATTGAagctaagagtaaaaaaatagtcTCCTAGATAGATTAATTGTAAGAAATGGTCAACTtttgattcactttttaaaactttgtaacagAATGATATAAATGTAGGGATTCAACtattttgttattaataaaataatacattaatatgtttaaaatagaagacaaggtCCACAGTTTAGACCAGTGAGTTTCAATTAGACCACAAATACCAATGGTGTTCAGTCACACATCATCTCCTCCTTCATCAGCCCCATCATTTGTGCAAATTTCTTGAATGTGGCACAGtgtttattaataataagatattaacaCATAATAATCAGAACAACTATATAAATGTGTTGGCATTATCCTCATATGTGAAAACTAGATATCATCCAATATCAAGATTGAAttgtgtattagtcagtgttcttcagag is a genomic window containing:
- the LOC130835002 gene encoding cGMP-specific 3',5'-cyclic phosphodiesterase-like, whose amino-acid sequence is MEWAGPGSARPQQQWDQESVEAWLDDHWDFTFSYFVRKGTREMVNAWFAERVHTIPVCKEGVRGHTEACSCPSQQSPRAESSVPGTPTRKISASEFDRPLRPIVVKDSEGTVSFLSDSEKKEQMPLTPPRFDNDEGDQCSRLLELVKDISSHLDVTALCHKIFLHIHGLISADRYSLFLVCEDSSNDKFLISRLFDVAEGSTLEEASNNCIRLEWNKGIVGHVAALGEPLNIKDAYENGYTSVQFRNWW